The sequence GCCGTCGCCCCGATCCGCAGGCCGCTGCCGGGCACGCAGATGGCGCGCGGCGTTGCGGGGCGCAAGCGCATCGTCGCTTATTTCCGCCAGCAGATCCCGCTCCGCCGCGGCAATCACGGCGGCGACGATCTGTTCTCGCAGCTCTGCCGCGCCACTCATGAGGATGGCGCGCTGCTGTCCGAGCAGGACATCATCGACCATATGAGCTTCCTGATGATGGCCGCGCACGACACGCTGACCTCGTCGCTCACCTCCTTCATCGGCGAGCTCGCCGCGAACCCGGACTGGCAGGACAGGCTGCGCGCGGAGGTTCTGGCGCTCGGGCTTGCCCCCGGCGCGCCCAGCAGCTTCGACGATCTCGAAAAGATGCCGCTGTCGGAGATGGCCTTCAAGGAAGCGCTGCGGATCAAGCCGCCGGTGCCCTCGATGCCGCGCCGGGCGATGCGCGATTTCACCTTCAGGGGCTATACGATTCCCGCCGGCACCGCGGTCGGGGTCAACCCGCTCTACACGCACCACATGAAGGACATCTGGCCGGAGCCGGATCGCTTCGATCCCCTGCGTTTCACCGAAGAGGCGCAGCGTGGCCGCCACCGCTTCGCCTGGGTCCCGTTCGGCGGCGGTGCCCATATGTGCCTAGGCCTCCACTTCGCCTATATGCAGGCGAAGTGCTTCGCGCGGCACTTTTTGCAGAACATCGAGGTGTCGCTGGCGCCGGGCTACAAGCCGGACTGGCAGATGTGGCCGATCCCGAAGCCGCGAGACGGGCTGCGGGTGACGGTGAAGGCGATTTAGGGCCGCCACCGTCATTGCGAGCGAAGTGAAGCAATCCAGGCTGTCTCCGCGGAAACGGTCTGGATTGCTTCGTCGCAAGGGCTCCTCGCAATGACGGAAACCCAGCCTCGTAGGGTGGGCAAAGGCGCGGAGCGCCGTGCCCACGATCTCTCGTGAAGGAAGCCGTGGTGGGCACGGCGCGCGAAGGGCGCGCCTTTGCCCACCCTACGGCACCGTCGCCGTAGCTCCTACGTCCCCTGATCGAACGCCTTGCGCAAGGCGCTCAAGCCCTGCTGCTGCTGGCTCCAGTTGCGGCCGCCGGTCATGGCGCCGTCGATGACGAGGTCGTGGCCGTTGATGAAGCTGGATTCGTCGCTGGCCAGGAACACCGCGGCATGGGCGATGTCATCAGGGAGACCTGCGCGCGGGATCGGCTGCGCGGTCTTGTAGACCTCGCGCATCACCGCCGGCGTCTTCTCCGCGGCGTCGGTCGATAGCCCCAGAGCCTTGCCGAAAATTCCGGTCGCGATCGCGCCGGGCGAGATCGAGTTGACGCGCACATTGGACTCGCCGAGCTCCATCGCCACGCATTTGGTAAGATGGATCACCGCAGCCTTGGCCGCGCCATAGACGATCGACGAGGAAAACCCGGCGAGGCGGCCAGCAATGCTGCCATTGTTGATGATGCTGCCAGATCCCTGCATCTTCATATAAGGTGCGGCGTGCTTCATGCCGAGCATGACGCTGCGCACCAGCGTCGCCATCGCCGCGTCGAAGCGGTCGACCTCGAGACCCTCGATGCCGCCGGTCTGCGCCGGGCCGCCGGCATTGTTGAAAAGGCAATCGATGCGGCCGAACCTCTCCACCGCAAGCGCGATCAGCGCCTGCATCTGCGCTTCGACCGTCACGTCGGTCTGGCGGAAGACGCAGTTTTCCCCGAGCTGCCGCGCCAGCGCCTCGCCTTCCGGTATGCGCCGCCCGGCGATCACAATTTTGGCACCTTCGGCAACGAAGACTTCCGCAGTCCGCAATCCGATCCCGCTGGTCGCGCCCGTGATCACCGCCACCTTGCCGTCTAGCCTGCCCATGGAATGTCCCTGCTTTCGAACCCCTTGACGCCAAACGGCGAACACCGATCGACGACGGCACCGCGACAGTCGGCGCCGCGACAGTCACTATTCCTGCCGGCTTCCGACAAGGCAAGCTTTGCTTGCGCGCCCGACATGCGTAACATTCAAGGCGGCCGCACGTCGCAACCGGGCTGCGCATGGAGAAGCTGATCGAGGAGTTCCGCAAGGGCTGGCAGGGCGCGGCACCGCCGTCGCTCGGCCTGAGCGTCGCCTTTGCGATCACCTGCCTGCTGGTTGCGACGCTGACGCGCTGGGGCCTCGCCCATGTCCGGCCCGACGTCTATTTCACCCCCTATTTTCCGGCCGTGTTCTTCGCCGCTGCCTTCGGAGGTTTTCGGATCGGCATCGTGACGGCGATCATCGGCGGCGTGCTCGGCGTGGTCCTGAATTTCAGCGATGCCATTGCCGACAACGCCCGCTTTGCCCTGCTGGCGCTGTACTGGGTGGTCTGTGCACTCACCATCTGGGGCGTCGAACATTATCGCACGCTCCTGATCGAGCAGCGCCGGATCTCGAAGCGCCTGATCGAGGAGGAAGAGTATCGCAAGCTGCTGGTCGACGAGCTGCAGCACCGGCTGAAGAACAAGCTCTCGACCGTGCACGCCGTGATTCATCAGGTGCTGCACGACCAGCCACAGGTCTGGGCCCGGATCGATCCGCGGCTGCGTTCGCTGGCCACGACCGACGATCTGATCTCGCGGATCGACAAGGGGGGCTGCGATATCCGCGACCTCTTGATCGCCGAGCTCGGGCCCTACGGCCATGTCCGCTTCACCCTCAACGGCGACCGGCTGTTCCTGCCGCCGAAGCTCGCGGTCACGCTGTCATTGATGTTTCACGAGCTCGCCACCAATGCAGGAAAGTATGGCGCATTCTCCGCGCCCCGCGGTCTGTTGCAGGTGTCATGGACCGTCAGCGAGGACCGCCTGACCGTCACCTGGGACGAAACCGAAGGGCCGAGCGTGGACAAAGTGTCCGAGCCCGGCTTCGGCACCAAGCTGCTGAAATCGGCACTTTCGGCTTTCGATGGCAGAACCGAGATCTCCTATCTCAAGTCCGGCCTGCATTGCATCATGCAATGCCGCATCCCCAAGGGCGGCTAGACTCGAAACAAACGAAAGAGATGCGCGAAGGTCACGCGCGCTTTCGCGCGTGCCGTTGACGCTCTGTTAATGACGATTTTCTGCGCGCGTCGCATCGCCGCAAAACACCCCCGTATTTCTCCGCACCCCTTAACCAAACTTAAGAGGGAACTACGCATGATTGCGTGCATTGCAAAGGCGCGCTGAACAACAAGATTCATGACTTCTATGAACGACAACAAATATTCCGGCGCGAATGAAGCCGAACTCGGATTTCTCAAGGAAATCGTTAGAATGCTGCCGGCCGGCCTGACCGTGCAGGACGCCCATGGCGAGCTTCTGCTGGTTAACGATGCCGCTGCGGCCCAGCTCGGCATGGACGGCAGCCGTCCGGCGCCGGATCTGGCGCCGCGCCGCGAAGCCTGCCGCAAGGCGCTCAGCGTCGGCCAGGCCGTCGTCACCGAGGAAGCGCTTCACGACGGCGCCGCACGCCAGGTGCTGCTCACGACCCATCGTCCCGTTCGCCTCGCCGGACGCGAGCTCCTGATCTCGGCCTCCTCCGACATCACCGAGCAGAAGAATTTCGAGGATCAGCTGTTCCGCTCGGCCTATTTCGACGAGCTGACCGGCCTGCCCTCGCGCCGCGTGATCGAGCATCGCGCAAACAGCCTGCTCGCGCGCGATCGCAGCAGCGAGCGCTTCGCGCTGGCCTTTCTCGACGTCGACAATTTCAAGCACATCAACGACTATTACGGCCACGCCGTGGGCGATGCGCTGCTGGTCGAGCTGTCGAAGCGGCTCGGGCGGGACTTGCGCGATTCCGACATGCTGTCGCGCATCTCCGGCGACGAATTCCTGCTGCTGCTCTCCCCGATCCAGGGCCAGGAGGAAGTCGCCGAGTTCATGCAGTCGACGCTGGAACGGCTGACCGCGCCCTTCTTCATCGACCATTCGGAAGTCTTCGCTTCGACTTCGGTCGGCATCAGCCTCTATCCCGACCACGGGCGCAGCTTCGAGACGCTGCGGCAGAACGCCGACATCGCGATGTACCGCATCAAGAACAACGGCAAGGGACTGGTCGCGTTCTTCGACGCCAGCATGGAGCGCGAGGCGCTGGCGCGGAGCAAGATCGAACAGTCGCTGCGGCTCGCCATCCTGGAAAAGCGCTTCTGCTGCGCCTTCCAGTCCAAGGTCGACATCCGTACGCAGGCCGTGAAGGGCATCGAGGCCCTGGTGCGCCTTCGCGACGACGAGGGCGTGATCCAGGCGCCGGGCTCGTTCATCAACCTCGCCGGCGAGCTCGGCCTGATCGACGAGCTGACCCATCTCGTGCTCGCCGAGATCGTCAAGTCGATCGACCTGATCAACGACACCTTCGGCGCGGAAGCGACCATCAGCATCAACGTCGCCGCCAAGCAGGCCGGCAATCCCGAGTTCATGCGCAGCTTCGCGCGGGCGCTGGAAGATACCGGCTTTCCGCAGCGCTTCATGATCGAGGTGACGGAAGACGCCTTCGTCGCCAAGAATCATTTCCAGGCCGAGATCCTGCCGTTGTTCCGCAAGCTCGGCGTCGGCATCTCGATCGACGATTTCGGCACCGGCTATTCCTCGCTCTCGGCGCTCGCGGACATCACCGCGGACGAGATCAAGATCGACCGCTCCTTCATCACTGACATCCACAAGCGCCCGCGCAGCCAGGGCATTCTGCGCGCGATCGAATCCTTAAGTGAAGCGCTCGGCATCACCGTGATCGCCGAAGGCCTCGAATCCTACGAGGAGCTGGCTTATCTCCAGGCCGCGACCAAGATCCGCTACGCGCAGGGCTATTACTTCTCCCGCCCGATCTTCCTGGAGGAGCTGAAGCTCGCAACGCCTGCCTCCAGCGAGGCGCGCGGCAGCGTCGCCAGCCGCCCGATGCAGCAGAACCGCCAGGGCTATTCGCGGGCGAGCGGGTATCGACGGTAGGTCGACAGCGGCGCACCAATCTCCGTGTCGTCCTGGCGAAAGCCAGGATCCCATTACCCCAGGGAGATGTCGTGATGCGGGATGGTAACCACGAGTCCTCGCCAAACCTCTCCCTGGGGTAATGGGTCCTGGATCGGCGCTCGCTTTGCTCGCTTGTCCAGGACGACGGCTGAGAATGAGTTGCTCCTTGACCCACCAATTCCCCCTTTGAAATTACTACCCTTTTGGTAATACACAGGCGGGCTTCCCGCGAGGCACGCCATGTCCGTCCCTACTTCTGCCGTCAGCGATCCCGCCTATCTCCGTGCCCGCGCGATGGTGACGCTGTTCGAGCGGCTGGAGAACCTCTGCGAGGGCGCGATTGCGATCGATCGCGGCGGGCGCGTCGTCTACGTCAACGAGAAATATCTGGCCTCGCTCGGCCTCAAGCACACGGCGGAAGCGATCGGCCGGCCGATCGAGGAGATCATTCCGAACAGCCTGATGCGGAAGGTGGCCGAGACCGGCGAGCCGATCCTGCTCGACATCATGGAGCTCGGCGGCGAGCAGCTCGTGGTGACGCGCATGCCGATCGAGGACGAGAACCGCAAGGTCATCGGTGCGATCGGCTTCGTACTCTATGACCATCTGGAGAGTCTTAAACCCCTGCTCGCCCGCGTCGCCCAGCTCGAAAGTGATTTGCGGCTGGCGCGACGGCAGTTGTCCAACGCCCGCGCGGCGCGCTTCACCTTCGCCGATTTCGTCGGCACGACGCCGGGAATCGCGCAGGCCAAGGAGCTCGCGGGCCGCGCCGCACGGCAAAGCGTCACGGTGCTGCTCACCGGCGAGACCGGTACGGGCAAGGAAATGCTGGCGCAGGCGATCCACAACGCCTCCTCCCGCGCCGACAAGCCGTTCGTCAGCGTCAATGTCGCGGCGATCCCGGAAACGCTGATCGAGTCCGAATTCTTCGGCACCGTTCCCGGCGCCTATACCGGCGCCGACCGCAAAGGCCGAGAGGGCAAATTCCGGGTCGCCGACGGCGGCACGCTGTTCCTCGACGAGATCGGCGAGATGCCGCTGCAGCTCCAGGCAAAACTCCTGCGCGTGCTGCAGGAGCGCGAGATCGAGCCGCTCGGCTCGGACAAGATCAGCAAGGTCGACGTCCGTGTCATCGCCGCGACCAATGTGGACCTGCGCAAGCGCGTCAGCGACGGCGCGTTTCGCGCCGATCTCTATTATCGCCTCAACGTGCTCTCGGTCGACCTGCCGCCGCTGCGTCAGTGCCTGGACGATCTCCCCGACATCTGCGCCCGGCTGCTCGACGACATCAGCGCGTCCGGCGACTACGTCAAGGCTAAGATCACGCCGAGCGCGCTGGCCGAGCTCGCCCGCTATGACTGGCCAGGCAATGTCCGCGAGCTCCGCAACATCCTCGAGCGCGCGCTGATCCTCAGCGATTCCGGGCGGCTGACCGGCGACGACTTCCTCCGCATCCTCCCCGTCGGCGCCGAGGTCAGGCTTGCAGCACTGGTGCGGCCGGCCGGTCTCGTCGTGCCCTATGCCGAGGCCGAGGCCGAATTCGAGAAGCACACGCTCGAGCAGGCGCTCGCCGCCAGCAACGGCCAGATCTCGGAGGCCGCCAAGATGCTGCGGATCTCGCGCGCGACCTTCTACAAGAAGCTCGCCAAGTTCGGCCTCGCCGCGGGACCGGCCTCCGTCTGAGTTTCGAGACTCTGGGTGTCCGGAGTCTCGGAATCCTGACACGCGATCTGGCCGCTCTTTCCCATAGCATTCACTGAATCTGCTGGGTTTTCAGCCAATTTGGCAAACCTGCGGCATCTGGCGCGGAGCTTGCTCTTCGCTCCGCACAATGACGCATGCTGCACATGCGCATTCGCAACCAGGGAGGACGCAAGATGAGTGAAGCGATCTCGGTCCATCAGCTTCAGACGAGACAGCCCTCGCACGTCACGGTCGCCACCGCGAGCCTGATCGGCACGGCGATCGAGTGGTACGACTTCTTCCTCTACGGCACCGCCGCGGCGCTGATCTTCAACAAGCTGTTCTTTCCGACCTTCGACCCGATGATGGGAACGCTGCTGGCGTTCGCGACCTACGCGCTCGGCTTCATCGCGCGCCCGCTCGGCGGCGTCGTGTTCGGGCACTACGGCGACAAGATCGGCCGCAAGACCATGCTCTATCTGACGCTGCTGATCATGGGCGCGGCGACGGCGGCGATCGGCTTCCTGCCGACCTACGAGACCGCTGGCATCTGGGCCGCGATCCTGCTCGTCACCTGCCGGCTGATCCAGGGCTTTGGCCTTGGCGGCGAATGGGGCGGCGCGGTGCTGATGGCGGTCGAGCACGCGCCCGCAGACAGACGCGGCTTTTACGGCAGCTGGCCGCAGCTCGGCGCCCCGCTCGGCCTCGTGCTCGGCACGCTGGTGTTCTCGGTGGTGTCGGCGCTGCTGACCGACGCGCAGCTCTATGCCTGGGGCTGGCGCATTCCGTTCCTGTTCTCGATCGCGCTGGTGCTGGTCGGGCTGTGGATCCGCTTCACCATCGCGGAATCGCCGGAGTTCCAGAAGGTCAAGGACACCAAGCAGGAAGTGAAGATGCCGATCCTCGAAGCGATCAGGATGTATCCCAAGAACATCCTGCTCGCGATGGGCGCGCGCTTCGCCGAGAACGGCTTCTTCTACATCTACGCGACCTTCGTGCTCGCCTATGCCACGCAAACGCTCGGCATGAACAAGCAGGACATGCTCAACGGCGTGCTGATCGGCGCGGCGATCGAGACCTTCACCATCCCCGCCTTCGGCGCGCTCTCCGACCGGCTCGGGCGGCGGCCGATCTACATCTTCGGCGCGGTGTTCTCGGCGCTGATGTCGTTCCCGCTGTTCATGCTGCTTGCGACCAAGAACGCGCAATACGCCTGGATCGCGATCGTGCTCGGTCTCGCCGTCGGCCATGCCGCGATGTACGGGCCGCAGGCGAGCTTCCTGTCGGAGCTTTTCGGCACCAAGGTGCGCTATAGCGGCGTCTCGCTCGGCTACAACCTCGCCTCGATCTTTGCCGGCGCGCTGTCGCCGCTGATCGCGACGGGGTTGATGACGGCCTATGCGCCGGCGACCTGGCCGATCTCGCTCTACATGATCGCACTGGCGCTCATCACGATCGTCTCGGTCTATTTCGCCACCGAAACCCGCAAGGTCGCCCAGCCCTGAACGGGCTGAATGCGCCCCTCCGCGACGCCGGAGCGGCTGGTCGCCAGCCGCTCCACGCGATACGAATAGAGGCAAGCGAGAAGAACCGGCATGCGGTCCGCAACAGACATAGGAGGGAATGCCATGAGCCAGCATCCTGCCTTGCCCTATTTGCGCAACGCCGAGAAGGGCAAAGTCGTCACCGCGGCGGAAGCCGTCATGCTGATCCGTGACGGCGACACGGTGGCCACCGGCGGCTTCGTCGGCATCGGCTTTGCCGAGGAGATCGCGATCGCACTGGAGGAGCTCTATCTCTCCAACGAGGGCGATGCGCCCTACACGCAAGGCAAGCCGCGCAACCTGACGCTGGTCTATGCGGCCGGCCAGGGCGACGGCAAGCACCGCGGCCTCAATCATTTGGCGCATGAAGGCCTGGTCCGGCGCGTGATCGGCGGGCATTGGGGCCTTGCGCCAAAACTGCAGCAGCTCGCGATCGCCAACCAGATCGAGGCCTATAATCTGCCGCAGGGCGTGATCACCCACCTGTTCCGCGACATCGCGGCGCGCCGGCCCGGCCACATCACCCGCGTCGGCATGGGCACCTTCGTCGATCCCCGGCACGGCGGCGGCAAGCTGAATGCGCGCACCACCGAGGACATGGTGGAGCTGATCACGCTGCGCGGCGAAGAGTGCCTGCTGTACAAGACGTTCCCGATCAATGTCGGGATCATCCGCGCCACCACAGGGGATCCCGACGGCAACCTCACCATGGAGAAAGAGGCGCTGACGCTGGAGGCGCTCGCCATCGCCATGGCGGCGCATAATTCCGGCGGCATCGTCATCGCCCAGGTCGAGCGCGTCGCCGAGAGCGGCAGCCTCAAT is a genomic window of Bradyrhizobium sp. CB1717 containing:
- a CDS encoding cytochrome P450, which translates into the protein MSMQNVAAPALPFTAPRRNELTHIPGDEGWPIIGKTFQVLADPKGHIEANGAKYGPVYRTHVFGETNVVLLGPEANELVMFDQQKLFSSTHGWNKVLGLLFPRGLMLLDFDEHRLHRKTLSVAFKSGPMKSYLSDLDRGIAARVAQWKAKPGEMQLYPAMKQLTLDLAAASFLGADIGPEVDEINRAFVDMVAAAVAPIRRPLPGTQMARGVAGRKRIVAYFRQQIPLRRGNHGGDDLFSQLCRATHEDGALLSEQDIIDHMSFLMMAAHDTLTSSLTSFIGELAANPDWQDRLRAEVLALGLAPGAPSSFDDLEKMPLSEMAFKEALRIKPPVPSMPRRAMRDFTFRGYTIPAGTAVGVNPLYTHHMKDIWPEPDRFDPLRFTEEAQRGRHRFAWVPFGGGAHMCLGLHFAYMQAKCFARHFLQNIEVSLAPGYKPDWQMWPIPKPRDGLRVTVKAI
- a CDS encoding glucose 1-dehydrogenase gives rise to the protein MGRLDGKVAVITGATSGIGLRTAEVFVAEGAKIVIAGRRIPEGEALARQLGENCVFRQTDVTVEAQMQALIALAVERFGRIDCLFNNAGGPAQTGGIEGLEVDRFDAAMATLVRSVMLGMKHAAPYMKMQGSGSIINNGSIAGRLAGFSSSIVYGAAKAAVIHLTKCVAMELGESNVRVNSISPGAIATGIFGKALGLSTDAAEKTPAVMREVYKTAQPIPRAGLPDDIAHAAVFLASDESSFINGHDLVIDGAMTGGRNWSQQQQGLSALRKAFDQGT
- a CDS encoding sensor histidine kinase, with amino-acid sequence MEKLIEEFRKGWQGAAPPSLGLSVAFAITCLLVATLTRWGLAHVRPDVYFTPYFPAVFFAAAFGGFRIGIVTAIIGGVLGVVLNFSDAIADNARFALLALYWVVCALTIWGVEHYRTLLIEQRRISKRLIEEEEYRKLLVDELQHRLKNKLSTVHAVIHQVLHDQPQVWARIDPRLRSLATTDDLISRIDKGGCDIRDLLIAELGPYGHVRFTLNGDRLFLPPKLAVTLSLMFHELATNAGKYGAFSAPRGLLQVSWTVSEDRLTVTWDETEGPSVDKVSEPGFGTKLLKSALSAFDGRTEISYLKSGLHCIMQCRIPKGG
- a CDS encoding EAL domain-containing protein; this translates as MNDNKYSGANEAELGFLKEIVRMLPAGLTVQDAHGELLLVNDAAAAQLGMDGSRPAPDLAPRREACRKALSVGQAVVTEEALHDGAARQVLLTTHRPVRLAGRELLISASSDITEQKNFEDQLFRSAYFDELTGLPSRRVIEHRANSLLARDRSSERFALAFLDVDNFKHINDYYGHAVGDALLVELSKRLGRDLRDSDMLSRISGDEFLLLLSPIQGQEEVAEFMQSTLERLTAPFFIDHSEVFASTSVGISLYPDHGRSFETLRQNADIAMYRIKNNGKGLVAFFDASMEREALARSKIEQSLRLAILEKRFCCAFQSKVDIRTQAVKGIEALVRLRDDEGVIQAPGSFINLAGELGLIDELTHLVLAEIVKSIDLINDTFGAEATISINVAAKQAGNPEFMRSFARALEDTGFPQRFMIEVTEDAFVAKNHFQAEILPLFRKLGVGISIDDFGTGYSSLSALADITADEIKIDRSFITDIHKRPRSQGILRAIESLSEALGITVIAEGLESYEELAYLQAATKIRYAQGYYFSRPIFLEELKLATPASSEARGSVASRPMQQNRQGYSRASGYRR
- a CDS encoding sigma 54-interacting transcriptional regulator, which produces MSVPTSAVSDPAYLRARAMVTLFERLENLCEGAIAIDRGGRVVYVNEKYLASLGLKHTAEAIGRPIEEIIPNSLMRKVAETGEPILLDIMELGGEQLVVTRMPIEDENRKVIGAIGFVLYDHLESLKPLLARVAQLESDLRLARRQLSNARAARFTFADFVGTTPGIAQAKELAGRAARQSVTVLLTGETGTGKEMLAQAIHNASSRADKPFVSVNVAAIPETLIESEFFGTVPGAYTGADRKGREGKFRVADGGTLFLDEIGEMPLQLQAKLLRVLQEREIEPLGSDKISKVDVRVIAATNVDLRKRVSDGAFRADLYYRLNVLSVDLPPLRQCLDDLPDICARLLDDISASGDYVKAKITPSALAELARYDWPGNVRELRNILERALILSDSGRLTGDDFLRILPVGAEVRLAALVRPAGLVVPYAEAEAEFEKHTLEQALAASNGQISEAAKMLRISRATFYKKLAKFGLAAGPASV
- a CDS encoding MFS transporter is translated as MSEAISVHQLQTRQPSHVTVATASLIGTAIEWYDFFLYGTAAALIFNKLFFPTFDPMMGTLLAFATYALGFIARPLGGVVFGHYGDKIGRKTMLYLTLLIMGAATAAIGFLPTYETAGIWAAILLVTCRLIQGFGLGGEWGGAVLMAVEHAPADRRGFYGSWPQLGAPLGLVLGTLVFSVVSALLTDAQLYAWGWRIPFLFSIALVLVGLWIRFTIAESPEFQKVKDTKQEVKMPILEAIRMYPKNILLAMGARFAENGFFYIYATFVLAYATQTLGMNKQDMLNGVLIGAAIETFTIPAFGALSDRLGRRPIYIFGAVFSALMSFPLFMLLATKNAQYAWIAIVLGLAVGHAAMYGPQASFLSELFGTKVRYSGVSLGYNLASIFAGALSPLIATGLMTAYAPATWPISLYMIALALITIVSVYFATETRKVAQP